tttctttgtgTGTGTAGTGATGAACATCGTTTTGTCTgaatcttttaattttaccatatattatatatatataaaggaaaaaatgtctacatatatatatatatatatatatatatatatatatattttgttcatattatcaaatatgctatatttaatgtatccgtgtgtgtatattttatgattagATATAAGAAGGAGAGACacttatgtttatataataattttaaaatataaagaaaatcaaAAATCATTTTGATTAATAAGTTTTTAAGAAACCATTTGtaccttttaatatttcctgggtttttttttttttttttttttaatcctCGAATTTGTAGtcgtattattttttattatatgaaatgtgaaaaaaaaaaaaaaaaaaaaggaaatatatataatataatataatatatatatatattatacatatatatatatttttttattattatttatttttttttctgtgaTGTAAGGTATAGAGTTTTAATATggcaaataataatatggatgatATAAATTTAGAATGTGAAAATgacaatgataataaaatttcaTCAGAAAAAAGATTAGTTGATGAAATTATAGAGaataatatagaagaaattaaaaagaaagaaaaggataataaagaaaaggataataaagaaaaggataataaagaaaaggatattatgtttaatataaagaatgGTTTGTGTGATTTAGAGAAGACATTAGATGGTGAAGGGTATGCATATAGTAATTTGACATGTAGAAAAAAGGGTATTGATTTTATACCTAAGAGTATTACtagatatatacatttaaaatatataaatttatctcataataatataaatgatttagtccatttatattttttaccgaatataatatttcttgatgtatcatataatatgttaaaagaaatagtagaattaaaaaaagaatatttaaagaattgtatatatataaatttatcccataatttaatttcacatatgaataatatatttttaaaaaatcttCTTGAGTTTAATATATCCtataatacaataaataatataaatatatatatatctaatacTATAAGGATATTAAATTTAtcgaataataatattaaaaatataaattttaaaaataaattaaataatttattagatttagatatttcttttaatccAATTGAAAACTTAGACTTTCATACATTGATGCCTAATTTGGTCGTTTTAAGAATTAATGATAATTCGACAATATCAATGGATAAGTTAAACAatcttaataattttaaatgtttacaatcattatttatgcaaaattatttatactttAAAGATATATCGTATAAGGACGTGAAAGAAATCTTGTTACAAAATTCAAAGGATATTCATTTGTTAAAATTTAATGGAAACcgtttaaataaaaaaacggATCATATTGAACAAGCGGAcgtaaacaaataaataaataaatatatatatatatatacagatatatttatttgtacatATCACCAAAATGGAAATAATTATTCACAAATAAAACACCCTGtgtatttttcctttttaataatgGGAAGGGAAAGAAAAGGAAAGGAAAGAAAAGATAAGGAAAGTGCACTACTTTGTTCATTATTCATGGCTTtacgtatatataaatatataactatatataaatgaatatataaaatatatatatatatatatatatatatatatatatatatattatataataatgttttttcatttatctacataatatttattttataaaataaaactatataattatatatataatattttttttttttgttccttttgaaaaaaaaaatatctgtaacatataatttttttttattacgcacttttttgttttatttatatatttatttatttatttttttttttttttctttttatgtatgttaaaataaacaaaagaaaaaaaatgcacgaaataatttttcatttattataataatatatatatttaaatatattatatatatatatatatataaatatattttatatatatatatatatatatatatatttatatactatacacatgtatataatatatatatatatatatatatatatatatataatatttacatacgTGTGTAAAAAATAGAATggattaataattttttgttcattgatatatattttatatttttagaaaaaaaaaaaaaaaataaataaattaataaaaaaattacctACCActttttataagaaaaaaaaaccaaacaaaaaaaaaagtacataAAACACCTATTTGTTctgcttcttttttttttatttttttttattttcataatattttattgatatactaaaaaaaaaaaaaaattcgaaATAAAttgaagaattatatatgaaatataataaaacaaagcaaaaataacataaaaaaacaaatgtgaccaatataaagaaaaaataataaaaattaaaaaaaacaataaaaaatgaccatataaagaaaaaaaaataaaaataaaaataaaaaacaataataaaagtaacaaaagtaataaaagtaccaaaataacaaaagtaataaaagtaataaaaataataaaagtaataacaatataaaaaaaaataataatgttaaaattttaaatatttataacaaataaaatatgagggaaaatgataaaaaaaaaaaataataaaataacataaatattataatataagaacatcaaatataaaagtatataagtatataagtttttttatatataaaaacacaaCCAAGAATGaatctatttatataatatatattatatgtatatatatatatatatatatatatatatatatatatattgtatatatatataaggtaAAGGATTAGAATGAAGGAAcctaaaaaaaagtattaatttaaaaaatatataaaataatatcacgaaaaaaaaaaataataaataaataaaataaaataaaataaaatataataataataataataataaaaataataataaaatatatatataaacatcaaacgaaaatataattaatagtaTATAGAGAAAATGTTAtcataaagaatatatatatatatatatatataatataatacacattcatgtatatatatatatatatataatatatattttatatatttatatattttagtatatataatatcataaaaagaatattataagtaataataataataatattattaataataaaatatatatataaacatcaaacgaaaatataattaatagtaTATAGAGAAAATGTTAtcataaagaatatatatatatatatatatatataatataatacacattcatgtatatatatatatatatataatatatattttatatatttatatattttagtatatataatatcataaaaagaatattataagtaataataataataatattattaataataaaatattcatataaaattaatttcctttattttattatattctttttttttttttttttttcctagtcatatatttcattattttatttatttatttttttcttttaaagataaaatgttatcttttaaaataatttataatccttttaattaaatggaattttttttttttttttttttctcataagTATAATATGAAAGTAATTAAACACCTACTTTTATAATATGCACAATGGGTAattactttattttattttaatttatttatttattttttttacgtttgttcttttatttttttctttctttctttctttctttctttcctttgtttgataataaaattgtaATGAATacgtttttattttcttgttATCATTTAACAagttctttattattttatttgtttttttgtttttttttttagcttATATTATCTTTGTCTTTGTCtttgttttttcatttttttttttcttttgggGTTATATTTGGTTTCTTAATTATATACGtcgatatataattttttacaacCTTGATATATCTCTTTACATCTTTCTAAATTACCTTAatattctattatatattcttacgATCTTTATTTATGTAACCTTACAATCTTGTTACATTTTCTTATAacctttaaaaaatttttgttttattttgtaatattttgttatattttgtaatattttgttatattttgttttattttgttttattttgttttattttgtaatattttgttatattttgttttattttgttttattttgtcttattttgttttattttttttatttttttgttttatttttttttatttttttttttttcatcttcttcaGGTATCTAATAgcctttaaaatatattttcttaatttcTTACAATAttgttaatttatttattcttcttcttattattttcatcattgtttttatttattattaattttattttattttattttttacatgttcatttttatattttataatgccAAGTATTTTAGAGTCTGACAATTCTTTAAACGAtgaggaaaataataaaacattagAAAGAAGCGGAGACATTAATATGATTGaaccaaataataatataatgaatgataatatttataggTTAGATGAAATTCattgtagtaataatataaacaatgaaaaagaagtaggaaatatatattgtgatgttgaaaaaaaaggtgatattaaatatataaatagaatatctaataaaaatgaaaatatagaaGAAAAGAGTAATGTTTTAAAAGATACAGACATAGATGtgccatattattataataacaattcAAATAATGGTACTCATCACTGtgataatgaaaattatgaggaagataatgattatataaataataatgaaacaCGTAAGAATGGTAATGATAGTGATATTGATTATGGTAGTAATTTCTCCTATACTAATCCTgataaaaattgtaataGAAGTAATTCCTTTACATCTAATATAGATAAAGAatcaaatgataataatgtaaaCAAAAAATCTCAACATGTAATTTGTTTAAATGTACAGAACAaagatcataataataataataatttgaaaGAAAAGGAATATCCTTTCTTTGGTACTATTGAAAAGAATGATGAGAATGTAtctaataagaaaaaaatttcagCACATGAAAATATTTCGATATATGAAAATGGTTCCGGttgtatgaatatattaattggaaaaaatgaacattCTAAGGAGAATaaggaaaatgaaaaaaatgaaacgaatgaaaaaaatgcaACGAATGAAACGAAtgaaaagaatgaaaaaaatgaaacgaATGAAACGAATGAAACGAATCAAACGAATCAAACGAATCAAACGAATCAAACGAATCAAACGAATCAAACGAATCAAACGAATGAAACAAATCAAACGAATGATATAGTTAATTTCgattcaaataaaaataaacctTTAGATGAATATAACCATTCAAACATTGGGGATTGTACAtctgtttttaaaaatgagaTAAATGGAAATTATAATTTGGAACAAAATATGGATAGtataaataatgtgaatGGTGTGGCTATTTTGGATGCTGAAGATATGAATATTTCAAAggattatgataatatgaatatattacaaaattataatatgatgaataatgatatatcttTTGAGAAAAATTTAGGAGAAAAGATGAATGataaagatgataaaaatagttATTTGGaggatattaataataaggataatgttaataataatgataatattattaataatgataatataaataataatgataatattaataataatgataatattaataataatgataatattaataataatgataatataaataataatattaataataataataataataataataatgatgatgatgaaatatataaaccgGGTGACGACGAAAATTCAAATAAGATGTATGAAACCCAGTTTAATGATTCCAAAATTAAGAGCAAGATatcatataatgataatgttgATAAATTAGATTCTTATAACTTAAAAGATTTTtttatagataataataattacaatatgaaagaagaaaaatattcgAAAGAAagtataaacaatataaattcagatgaaaaaatgaatgaaagaaattttataaatgacaaaacaaataaaataaataatagtaattgTAACAATAATAAGGATAGTGAttctaattatataaatcttattaataatgggaatatattaatagatCAAGAAAATTATCCTAAcgataatacaaaaatagatgaattattgaaaaatatagCTAATGGAAATGATGCATATGTAAAAGCAcatgaatataaaagaatagaTTTACTAaatacaaattataaaagaagtattatgaataatataaataataacatcaacaataataataataataatgataataaccTGAATGATCCTTTTTTTAACTATCAACATATGAATTAcgcaaataataataacgatCCTTCCtacatatatttgaataaagataatatgatatttgataatataaataaatataatgtctCAAGTAATCCAGATTATCTCATTAAAGATAACGAAATGATTAATTTTAACCAGATGAgttatattaacaaaaatattaaagaagaaaatatgaaCCATTTTAATGAGGgagatttttattttgataaagGGAAAATGGGAAGTACTATGggaaatatagaaaatatgaCGAACTTGGAATTTatggaatataataatataatgagtagcaacaataaaaataataatactaataAGAAGAGACGATCTAAAAAGAAGGATAGTGTTGTTAAAGAGGACATTAAAAcggaaaataaattatatgaaatgaAAGATGGAAATACAAATAGAAAAAGGAGAAATAGTTATATGGGtgatgaaaaaagaaaagaaagaaaatcaattatatatgataataaaatggtggaaaagaataataatgataatgataataataataataataatattaatatggataataattttatacatactaattatgaatatataaagaacaacaacaataataataatatgtatatacctaccaatttaaataatatgaattataaaaattatacaaattatacaaatgatATAGATAACATTTCATATATGAATGAATCTTTAAGTAATAATGATCAACATTACAATAtgcataatttaataaatactaATGGTGATAATTTTTATGCTATGAATAATCAtgcaaataatataattatgaataatatgaatatagggtttttaaaaaataatataaatgatgataaagcTATGGAACAAAGTGAAGCATatcttaataatattagtcAAGCATATGAtagtcataataataataatgataataataacaacaacaataataacaacaacaataataacaacaataataataacaacaacaataataacaacaacagtgataataataataatagtagtagtaataataatacgaCAAATGATAGTACTactactaataataatactaattCTAGTACATATAATGGTACACAGAATAACACCAAtcttagtaataataataatagtaataacagcaataattcatttaatatgAGTAGTTTTTTTAGTAAAGGAGCTAACAGTAATGACAGCCAAcgaaattataattttagcgaaatgaataatataaatgaaagcTCAGATTATGCTAACTTATCAAAAAATACAGAATATGATGTATATGATGAATATGTTAATTTAGGAGatcaaaaaaatgatgatatgtCTGATGACTCAAATTCATGTGATGATAAaggaaatgataaaaatggtgATAGTATCGATTCGactgataaaaaaaaaggatcaAAATGTGATAGTGAAACCTTATTACCAATAGCTAACATTAGTAGAATTATGAAAAGAATTTTACCTGGGTCGGCAAAAGTAGCTAAAGAGAGTAAGGATATTATTAGGGAGTGCGTCACTGAATTTATTCAGTTCCTAACAAGCGAGGTACgggcaaaaaaaaaaaaaaaaaaaaaaaaataataaataaaaaaataaaaaaaaaatatataatttggaCAATACATTTGAATAATTGTtaacatatatgtgtatatatatatatatatatatatatatatatatttatatttatatttaatttatctaGGCTAGTGACAGGTGTACGagagaaaaaaggaaaaccaTAAATGGGGAGGacattttatattctatGGAAAAattaggtatatatatatttttcctttatatGGAAAATATCTACACAGTTAAATAAcgagacatatatatatatatatatatgtatatatcttttaaaattcATGCATCTTATAGGCTTTAATGATTACATAGAACCATTAACCGAATATCTGAATAAGTGGAAACaagtatatatgaaatataaataagatatatatatatatatgtatatatttatatatatttatatttatttatttatttattagtgtcttatgttaatttttatttattctatcATTTAacgtattatatatatatatatatatatacatatatttttttttttttttttttttttttttttttttttccttttgtaGTTGAAGGAATTAAATAACTCCAATAATTACCATGAAAAAAAgtttgataatataaaaaaaacagaagAATCAGGcgatttaaataataataataattcagtTGAAAATAAGAATTTAGATGAAAATGCATATGCTGAAGAAAATTATCCTATAATGAATAATGTTTATAATGATCAGAATGAGATATTCGAgagtaatataaaaaatatttatacgaATTCAAATGATTGTGATTATGGTAATGgggtataaataaataaaaaaaaaaaaaaaaatatatatatatatatgtatatatttatttgtatcttgaaaaattttatgtttttatacatgaattgtaaattatattttgaaacatatcttattttataccttatattataatatatatatatgtgtaaatttatagaattatataagttttatagtttttttttttctttcttgtttatataaattttttttttttttgtaatatgtctataaaaaattataaaaaagaatattactGAAATGacatatttctatttttctCTTCTgcttatatgtttttataatgcTTGAAGTATTAATAGCAAAAGTATTATTCGAattctattatattttttataaatgctTATTTTGTTTgctttttatgtataatagatttttgtgatatatataaggcaaaagaaaaaaaaaaaaaaaaaaaaaaaaaaaaaaaaaaaattggaaatataaaagtatttatatatatatatatatatatataatatggtaTATATTTAACTTATAAGAggttatatttaatatatgtttatatatatatctatttatatgtattgtaCAATATAgatgtgtattattataattttcctttgtaatttacaatatatatatatatatatatacatacattttactgatttattttttgatatatagagaatatatcttcatttatatttttgaaattaTGATTAgtgtttaataaattttctgtctttttattaaaatgatttatgttatatgtttcatttatatttgtataataataattgcaTAGATTTAATTTCTTGtttccattttttattactacACTATATTTATTAAGATAAATATTTCTGAGCATATTTGCAAATTTGttcattaaattatataagttattattaatagaaTTTATTtcttgaatatatattttttttttatttaattcttttaattctaattgatataatatatgaatatctGAATAAATTCTATTTATATgatcttctttttttgatgaattcatatatatagaagaattagaaatattttcttgttcatataaaatatcctTTTGATTatggtttttatttttgatatgGTTCTTATCAAAGGATgttatattactattaaatGTAGGGCGTATATTTTGCGACTGCttcattttatcattataaatattatcattataaatattatcattataaatattatcattataagtattatcattataaatattatcattataagtattatcattatattttttttcatgtataTCACTAGTTAGATTATTCATTTGTGTATTCATTTTGTTATGTGGTTGTTTAGTATTATCATATGAAAATGTAGAAAAGTTGGAATGattcttttcatttaaatttttattttgttccaTAGATGAATTTGATAGATGACTTACAATTTTGTTTgtatctttattttcttcatactttaaggttttttttttagaatgtattatattatttaagtactccttattatattttagttgttttttttttctttttaatatattcaaaagatgatttttatgattttttaactgatctt
This Plasmodium falciparum 3D7 genome assembly, chromosome: 11 DNA region includes the following protein-coding sequences:
- a CDS encoding leucine-rich repeat protein, with protein sequence MANNNMDDINLECENDNDNKISSEKRLVDEIIENNIEEIKKKEKDNKEKDNKEKDNKEKDIMFNIKNGLCDLEKTLDGEGYAYSNLTCRKKGIDFIPKSITRYIHLKYINLSHNNINDLVHLYFLPNIIFLDVSYNMLKEIVELKKEYLKNCIYINLSHNLISHMNNIFLKNLLEFNISYNTINNINIYISNTIRILNLSNNNIKNINFKNKLNNLLDLDISFNPIENLDFHTLMPNLVVLRINDNSTISMDKLNNLNNFKCLQSLFMQNYLYFKDISYKDVKEILLQNSKDIHLLKFNGNRLNKKTDHIEQADVNK
- a CDS encoding oocyst rupture protein 1, putative, with amino-acid sequence MPSILESDNSLNDEENNKTLERSGDINMIEPNNNIMNDNIYRLDEIHCSNNINNEKEVGNIYCDVEKKGDIKYINRISNKNENIEEKSNVLKDTDIDVPYYYNNNSNNGTHHCDNENYEEDNDYINNNETRKNGNDSDIDYGSNFSYTNPDKNCNRSNSFTSNIDKESNDNNVNKKSQHVICLNVQNKDHNNNNNLKEKEYPFFGTIEKNDENVSNKKKISAHENISIYENGSGCMNILIGKNEHSKENKENEKNETNEKNATNETNEKNEKNETNETNETNQTNQTNQTNQTNQTNQTNQTNETNQTNDIVNFDSNKNKPLDEYNHSNIGDCTSVFKNEINGNYNLEQNMDSINNVNGVAILDAEDMNISKDYDNMNILQNYNMMNNDISFEKNLGEKMNDKDDKNSYLEDINNKDNVNNNDNIINNDNINNNDNINNNDNINNNDNINNNDNINNNINNNNNNNNNDDDEIYKPGDDENSNKMYETQFNDSKIKSKISYNDNVDKLDSYNLKDFFIDNNNYNMKEEKYSKESINNINSDEKMNERNFINDKTNKINNSNCNNNKDSDSNYINLINNGNILIDQENYPNDNTKIDELLKNIANGNDAYVKAHEYKRIDLLNTNYKRSIMNNINNNINNNNNNNDNNLNDPFFNYQHMNYANNNNDPSYIYLNKDNMIFDNINKYNVSSNPDYLIKDNEMINFNQMSYINKNIKEENMNHFNEGDFYFDKGKMGSTMGNIENMTNLEFMEYNNIMSSNNKNNNTNKKRRSKKKDSVVKEDIKTENKLYEMKDGNTNRKRRNSYMGDEKRKERKSIIYDNKMVEKNNNDNDNNNNNNINMDNNFIHTNYEYIKNNNNNNNMYIPTNLNNMNYKNYTNYTNDIDNISYMNESLSNNDQHYNMHNLINTNGDNFYAMNNHANNIIMNNMNIGFLKNNINDDKAMEQSEAYLNNISQAYDSHNNNNDNNNNNNNNNNNNNNNNNNNNNNNNNSDNNNNSSSNNNTTNDSTTTNNNTNSSTYNGTQNNTNLSNNNNSNNSNNSFNMSSFFSKGANSNDSQRNYNFSEMNNINESSDYANLSKNTEYDVYDEYVNLGDQKNDDMSDDSNSCDDKGNDKNGDSIDSTDKKKGSKCDSETLLPIANISRIMKRILPGSAKVAKESKDIIRECVTEFIQFLTSEASDRCTREKRKTINGEDILYSMEKLGFNDYIEPLTEYLNKWKQLKELNNSNNYHEKKFDNIKKTEESGDLNNNNNSVENKNLDENAYAEENYPIMNNVYNDQNEIFESNIKNIYTNSNDCDYGNGV